One genomic region from Mesorhizobium terrae encodes:
- a CDS encoding sensor domain-containing diguanylate cyclase, with the protein MDDVFLKLSEIQERSGAFIALYDGSDCLRFANRAFREAYFIEPDETPLWADLMRRNFAAARGTVIRTHAFEEWLVSTQSRRGKVGFRAFETDLADGRWLWMTETVDDNGWMLCIASDITSIRAAERKVRQDRDFAMKVAQTDELTGVANRRFVLARAEDVIAKAAALSKSVGCLAILDLDNFKYINDRFGHAAGDIVLRDFARKIHGQVRRLDSFGRIGGEEFALVLPATRLEEAELIVGRMLLQVRQSRPLRGNAEFTYTFSAGISEVRGNDTLDTLYERADKALYCAKLGGRDRIQVEKPTEGEPAAVG; encoded by the coding sequence ATGGACGACGTGTTTCTGAAACTGTCGGAAATTCAGGAGCGTTCCGGCGCGTTCATTGCGCTTTACGACGGTTCCGACTGCTTGCGCTTCGCCAACCGGGCCTTTCGGGAAGCCTATTTCATCGAACCGGACGAAACGCCGCTCTGGGCGGATCTGATGCGCCGCAACTTCGCCGCCGCGCGCGGCACGGTGATCCGCACCCATGCCTTCGAGGAATGGCTGGTCTCGACGCAATCCCGGCGCGGCAAGGTCGGCTTCAGGGCGTTCGAGACCGATCTCGCCGACGGCCGCTGGCTCTGGATGACCGAAACCGTCGACGACAATGGCTGGATGCTGTGCATCGCCTCCGACATCACCTCGATCCGGGCGGCCGAACGCAAAGTGCGGCAGGACCGCGACTTTGCCATGAAAGTTGCCCAGACCGATGAACTGACCGGCGTCGCCAACCGCCGTTTCGTCCTGGCCCGCGCCGAGGACGTCATCGCCAAGGCCGCCGCCTTGTCCAAGAGCGTCGGCTGCCTGGCGATCCTCGACCTCGACAATTTCAAATACATCAACGACCGTTTCGGCCATGCAGCGGGCGACATCGTGCTGCGCGACTTCGCCAGGAAGATCCACGGACAGGTACGCCGGCTGGACAGTTTTGGCCGGATCGGCGGCGAGGAGTTCGCCCTCGTCCTGCCGGCGACCCGGCTGGAAGAGGCCGAACTGATTGTCGGCCGCATGCTGCTTCAGGTCAGGCAATCGCGCCCGCTCAGGGGCAATGCGGAATTCACCTACACATTCTCCGCCGGGATTTCCGAAGTCCGCGGCAACGATACGCTCGACACGCTCTATGAGCGCGCCGACAAGGCGCTTTATTGCGCCAAGCTCGGCGGCCGCGACCGCATCCAGGTGGAAAAGCCGACCGAAGGCGAGCCCGCGGCGGTCGGTTGA
- a CDS encoding ABC transporter ATP-binding protein, with translation MSELVISSLSISRAELPVVTGLDARVESGSISVVLGANGAGKTTLLEGLSGVIPVSGGVVSIDGREIQKARPGQRSREGLAHVEQGRTIFSQLTTEENLRVALRDGSGLSEAYALFPELLQRRSVRAGLLSGGEQQMLVIARALLTRPKVLMIDEMSAGLAPVIVSRLMAAVRRLADTGLAVLLVEQFAALALSIGDRAYVMRRGRVVYDGDCPSLLRAPDELHRLYLGG, from the coding sequence ATGAGCGAACTTGTCATTTCTTCGCTGTCGATCAGCCGGGCCGAACTGCCGGTTGTCACGGGCCTCGACGCGCGCGTCGAAAGCGGCTCGATCAGTGTCGTTTTGGGCGCCAACGGTGCCGGCAAGACGACCTTGCTGGAAGGATTGTCCGGCGTCATCCCGGTCAGCGGCGGCGTGGTTTCGATCGACGGCCGCGAAATCCAGAAGGCGAGGCCCGGCCAGCGCTCGCGCGAGGGGCTGGCGCATGTCGAACAGGGCCGCACCATTTTCAGCCAGCTGACCACCGAGGAGAATTTGCGCGTGGCGCTGCGCGACGGCAGCGGTCTTTCCGAAGCCTATGCGCTGTTTCCGGAACTTCTGCAGCGCCGTTCCGTGCGGGCCGGCCTGTTGTCGGGCGGCGAGCAGCAGATGCTGGTGATTGCGCGTGCGCTGCTGACCCGGCCGAAGGTTTTGATGATCGACGAGATGTCGGCGGGGCTGGCGCCGGTGATCGTGTCCAGGCTGATGGCGGCGGTGCGCCGGCTGGCCGACACCGGCCTCGCGGTCCTTCTGGTCGAGCAGTTCGCAGCGCTCGCTCTGTCGATCGGCGACCGCGCCTATGTCATGCGCCGCGGCCGCGTCGTCTATGACGGCGACTGCCCGAGCCTGCTGCGCGCGCCGGACGAATTGCACCGGCTTTATCTCGGAGGGTAG
- a CDS encoding ABC transporter permease subunit: MKRASIRASLVILAAAIVLGGVIVGLLPSYWVFLATSVLITGVALQSLGLVAGRTGMIALCQMSFAGVGAWTVGYLNLAEAPGGLATWILLGGFAAVPLGVAIGLPALRLRGINLAIVTLSFAAAFDVILATMTFPGQTAFIQVPRPALFDSDEGYFIFALIFYVAIAVVLEFLARSRLGASWLAVRHSERAAAAHGVSVAKAKLSAFAISAFIAGISGGLLAGYLGTLVAENFSMMQSLSLYAVAVMTGAHFAEGAIIGGILVVMFPELLRRFNLPQDLGNVLFAVGAVQALSTGETMSETFRRLFRKLARRPGRVGGAKGDDGGLPARVSHPAGAALQVDKLTVRYGSVVALDGVDLTVPAGIVAGLIGPNGAGKSTFIDAVSGFLRSYEGSVRLGGVALEGRSAHERARAGVRRTWQTNRIAPELTVGGYLRLAAGNLTETEVRAMLDWLDCPDPETPVVAVDAGTRRLLDVAGVVAARPAVILLDEPAAGQSHEETLRLGRRIAEIPARFGSSVLLVEHDMDLVRSACSQVTVLDFGRVIASGPPAVVLDQSAVKRAYLGIEESVAA, from the coding sequence ATGAAGCGCGCTAGTATCCGGGCCTCGCTCGTCATTCTTGCCGCCGCCATCGTGCTGGGCGGTGTCATCGTCGGGCTTTTGCCGTCCTATTGGGTGTTCCTGGCGACATCGGTGCTGATCACCGGCGTCGCGCTGCAGAGCCTCGGTCTCGTCGCCGGTCGCACCGGCATGATCGCGCTGTGCCAGATGTCCTTCGCCGGTGTCGGCGCATGGACGGTGGGTTATCTCAACCTCGCCGAAGCGCCGGGCGGACTGGCGACATGGATCCTGCTCGGCGGGTTTGCCGCCGTGCCGCTGGGCGTCGCCATCGGCCTGCCGGCGCTGCGCCTGCGCGGCATCAACCTTGCCATCGTCACTCTGTCCTTCGCCGCCGCCTTCGACGTCATCCTGGCGACCATGACCTTTCCCGGCCAGACCGCCTTCATCCAGGTGCCGCGACCGGCATTGTTCGACAGCGACGAGGGCTATTTCATCTTCGCGCTGATCTTCTATGTCGCGATTGCCGTCGTGCTGGAATTCCTGGCGCGTTCGCGGCTGGGAGCTTCCTGGCTGGCGGTGCGCCATTCCGAGCGCGCCGCCGCCGCCCACGGCGTCAGCGTCGCCAAGGCTAAATTGTCCGCCTTCGCCATCAGCGCCTTCATTGCCGGTATCTCCGGCGGCTTGCTGGCCGGTTATCTCGGCACGCTGGTCGCCGAGAATTTCTCGATGATGCAGTCGCTCAGCCTCTATGCGGTGGCGGTGATGACCGGCGCGCATTTTGCCGAAGGCGCCATCATCGGCGGCATTCTGGTGGTCATGTTCCCCGAACTGCTGCGTCGCTTCAACCTGCCGCAGGATCTCGGCAACGTGCTGTTCGCGGTCGGCGCGGTGCAGGCACTGTCGACCGGCGAGACGATGAGCGAGACCTTCCGCCGCCTGTTTCGCAAGCTGGCGCGCCGGCCGGGTCGGGTCGGCGGCGCGAAGGGCGATGACGGCGGCCTGCCGGCGCGCGTGTCGCATCCGGCGGGTGCTGCCCTGCAGGTGGACAAGCTGACCGTGCGCTATGGCAGCGTGGTTGCTCTCGATGGTGTCGACCTGACCGTTCCGGCCGGCATCGTCGCGGGCCTGATCGGCCCGAACGGCGCCGGCAAATCGACTTTCATCGACGCGGTGTCGGGGTTCCTTCGTTCCTATGAAGGATCCGTGCGATTGGGCGGCGTTGCACTCGAGGGACGGTCCGCGCATGAGCGCGCCCGTGCCGGCGTGCGCCGCACCTGGCAGACCAACCGCATCGCGCCGGAACTGACCGTCGGCGGCTATCTGCGGCTGGCGGCGGGAAACCTGACGGAGACCGAGGTGCGCGCGATGCTGGACTGGCTGGATTGCCCGGACCCGGAAACACCTGTCGTTGCCGTCGATGCCGGCACGCGCCGTCTGCTCGATGTCGCCGGCGTGGTGGCGGCGAGGCCCGCCGTCATCCTGCTGGACGAACCCGCCGCCGGCCAGTCGCACGAAGAGACGTTGAGGCTTGGCAGGCGCATCGCCGAAATTCCGGCGCGCTTCGGCTCCTCCGTGCTGCTCGTCGAGCACGACATGGATCTGGTGCGCAGCGCCTGCAGCCAGGTGACCGTGCTCGATTTCGGCCGTGTCATCGCGTCCGGCCCGCCGGCTGTTGTGCTCGACCAGAGCGCGGTCAAGCGCGCCTATCTCGGCATTGAGGAGAGTGTCGCGGCATGA
- a CDS encoding branched-chain amino acid ABC transporter permease, with amino-acid sequence MNSFLTPAIAGLAAGGTYALLGVCAVFTYRLVAVVNFTGAAIGSAGTFALIALTETGYPTFPSVIAGILVGAAVGVAIGFIMTRWFAEASPSTKAAVTAAMLVGLIAIGLRLTGGQHPRVMPDLFPGSAFRMAGVEVTIASVLTIGLAVLFTVLSDLFLNRTRIGLHLRALSERPLAAELLGVKVRLLSLLVWGATGAFTTFALMIIAPQRSPNFMTLSLLVVPALAAALVGLFRSFWLTLAGGILLGVAEGLASSVDSISQYRSAIPFLVILAVLLWSQREARWDEAR; translated from the coding sequence ATGAATTCGTTTCTCACACCCGCAATCGCGGGGCTGGCGGCAGGCGGCACCTATGCGCTGCTCGGCGTCTGCGCCGTCTTCACCTACCGGCTCGTCGCCGTGGTCAATTTCACCGGTGCCGCGATCGGCTCGGCCGGCACCTTCGCGCTGATCGCGCTGACCGAGACTGGTTATCCGACATTTCCGTCGGTCATCGCCGGCATCCTGGTCGGCGCCGCGGTCGGTGTCGCGATCGGTTTCATCATGACCCGCTGGTTCGCGGAAGCGAGCCCGTCGACCAAGGCGGCGGTGACGGCGGCCATGCTGGTCGGCCTGATCGCCATCGGGTTGCGACTGACCGGCGGCCAGCATCCGCGCGTCATGCCGGACCTGTTTCCGGGCTCGGCCTTCCGCATGGCTGGCGTCGAGGTGACGATCGCCTCCGTTCTCACCATCGGCCTTGCCGTGCTTTTCACCGTGCTGTCCGACCTGTTCCTTAACCGCACCCGCATTGGCCTGCATCTTCGCGCGCTGTCGGAGCGGCCGCTTGCCGCCGAACTCTTGGGCGTCAAGGTCAGGCTTTTGTCTCTCCTGGTATGGGGTGCGACCGGCGCCTTCACCACCTTCGCGCTGATGATCATCGCGCCGCAGCGCTCGCCGAACTTCATGACACTGAGCCTGCTGGTTGTTCCGGCGCTGGCGGCTGCCCTTGTCGGGCTGTTCCGCAGCTTCTGGCTGACGCTTGCCGGCGGCATTCTGCTCGGCGTCGCCGAGGGCCTGGCGAGCTCGGTCGATTCGATCAGCCAATACCGCAGCGCCATTCCGTTCCTGGTCATCTTGGCCGTGCTTCTGTGGTCGCAGAGGGAGGCCCGCTGGGATGAAGCGCGCTAG
- a CDS encoding ABC transporter substrate-binding protein → MHWKSALLSGVFAAIGIGALTGGAAAAGPTCANGTIKVGAVSTITGPADFSEVPKATQAAFDAVNAAGGINGCKIEYTIADDKADPAVAAQAARDLIDNKEAVALVGSGSLLDCAVNAVNYSRKKVLSVQGLGVDAACFSSPSVAPVNVGPFTLSTAMGYYATNVLKSQKFCAFFIIIGGTQEAYKKGIEDWEKITGQKVHLLDLTLPFQGDLTPYVIKARDAGCDTVLTNQVEPQVVQLIKTVDAQKITGINWLFLAPGYTVQVAKALADTKQPIYAGTEWEPFTETGSAANAQWIADMNKAGRPLTAFSQGGYLAAKMFLKVIEGIDGEVTRESVSKALLQMKPISDPLAGSPYVFGEAKTHSPMRATKVMKLEMGAWKVETPEWVVLPDAK, encoded by the coding sequence ATGCATTGGAAATCAGCTTTGCTTTCTGGCGTCTTTGCCGCGATCGGCATCGGCGCCCTGACGGGAGGTGCCGCGGCCGCCGGTCCGACCTGCGCCAACGGCACGATCAAGGTCGGCGCGGTCTCGACCATCACCGGCCCCGCCGATTTCAGCGAAGTGCCGAAGGCGACGCAGGCTGCGTTCGATGCCGTCAACGCCGCCGGCGGCATCAATGGCTGCAAGATCGAATACACGATCGCCGACGACAAGGCCGATCCCGCCGTTGCCGCCCAGGCCGCGCGCGACCTGATCGACAACAAGGAAGCGGTCGCCCTCGTCGGTTCGGGCAGCCTGCTCGACTGCGCCGTCAACGCCGTCAACTACAGCCGCAAGAAGGTCCTGTCGGTGCAGGGGCTGGGTGTCGACGCCGCCTGTTTCTCCTCGCCCAGCGTCGCACCCGTCAATGTCGGCCCGTTCACGCTGTCGACCGCCATGGGCTACTACGCAACCAATGTGCTGAAGAGCCAGAAGTTCTGCGCTTTCTTCATCATCATCGGCGGCACCCAGGAAGCCTATAAGAAGGGTATCGAGGATTGGGAGAAGATCACCGGCCAGAAGGTGCATCTGCTCGATCTGACGCTGCCGTTCCAGGGCGACCTGACGCCCTACGTCATCAAGGCGCGCGATGCCGGCTGCGACACGGTGCTGACCAACCAGGTCGAGCCGCAGGTGGTGCAACTGATCAAGACGGTGGATGCGCAGAAGATCACCGGCATCAACTGGCTGTTCCTGGCGCCGGGCTACACGGTGCAGGTGGCGAAGGCGCTCGCCGACACCAAGCAGCCGATCTATGCCGGCACCGAATGGGAGCCCTTCACCGAAACCGGGTCGGCCGCCAACGCTCAATGGATCGCCGACATGAACAAAGCCGGCCGGCCGCTCACCGCCTTCTCGCAGGGTGGCTATCTGGCCGCCAAGATGTTCCTCAAGGTGATCGAGGGCATCGATGGCGAAGTGACGCGCGAAAGCGTGAGCAAGGCGCTTCTGCAAATGAAGCCGATCTCCGATCCGCTCGCCGGCTCGCCCTACGTATTCGGTGAAGCAAAGACCCATTCGCCGATGCGCGCTACCAAGGTCATGAAGCTCGAAATGGGGGCCTGGAAGGTGGAGACACCGGAATGGGTCGTGCTTCCTGACGCAAAGTAG
- a CDS encoding CobW family GTP-binding protein — protein sequence MNEADAGLIPVTILTGFLGSGKTTLLNRLLKEPSLAGAAVIVNEFGAVGLDHLLIEASEEQFQLLDNGCVCCTVRGDLVETLKALHRRTAEGELPQLSRVVIETTGLADPAPILHTLIAEPELASRYRIAGVVTTVDAVNGPATLERHAEAAKQVAVADRLIITKADLADGWTVEALERRLAALAPAAERSLVADVELETLLDAETLAGEARADRIAAWFDKAEQSVHDHAHECGAGCDHHDHDHHHDHGRHHGIQSYSFVIDEPVEWSAFATWLDYVAALKGEDLLRLKGLVCVADDPERPLVLHGVQHVFHPPVRLDAWPSEDRRTRLVFIVRDIAREVIERTLVKFAGVRPAGPQAPERHAA from the coding sequence ATGAACGAAGCTGACGCTGGGCTCATCCCGGTCACCATCCTCACCGGCTTCCTCGGCTCCGGCAAGACGACGCTGCTCAACCGGCTGCTGAAAGAGCCCTCGCTGGCGGGTGCGGCCGTCATCGTCAACGAGTTCGGCGCGGTCGGGCTCGACCATCTGCTGATCGAGGCCAGCGAGGAGCAGTTCCAGTTGCTCGACAATGGCTGCGTGTGCTGCACGGTGCGTGGCGATCTGGTCGAGACGCTGAAGGCGCTGCACCGCCGCACCGCCGAGGGCGAGCTGCCGCAACTCAGCCGCGTCGTCATCGAGACGACGGGTCTGGCCGATCCCGCGCCGATCCTGCACACGCTGATCGCCGAACCGGAGCTCGCCAGCCGCTACCGCATCGCCGGTGTGGTCACCACGGTCGACGCCGTCAACGGTCCGGCGACGCTGGAGCGCCATGCCGAGGCGGCGAAGCAGGTGGCGGTGGCCGACCGCCTGATCATCACCAAGGCCGATCTTGCCGACGGCTGGACGGTGGAAGCGCTGGAGCGCCGGCTTGCGGCGCTGGCGCCGGCGGCGGAGCGGAGCCTCGTCGCGGATGTCGAGCTGGAGACCCTGCTCGACGCCGAGACGCTTGCGGGCGAGGCGCGGGCGGACAGGATCGCGGCATGGTTCGACAAGGCCGAGCAGTCGGTTCACGACCACGCGCATGAATGCGGCGCCGGTTGCGATCACCATGACCATGACCACCATCATGATCATGGCCGCCACCACGGCATCCAGTCCTACAGCTTCGTCATCGACGAGCCGGTCGAGTGGTCGGCCTTCGCCACCTGGCTCGACTACGTCGCGGCGTTGAAGGGGGAGGACCTTCTGCGCCTGAAGGGGCTGGTCTGCGTCGCCGACGATCCGGAACGTCCGCTGGTGCTGCACGGCGTGCAGCATGTGTTCCATCCGCCGGTCCGGCTCGACGCTTGGCCGTCTGAGGATCGGCGCACCAGGCTCGTCTTTATCGTCCGCGATATCGCGCGGGAGGTGATCGAACGGACGCTCGTGAAATTCGCCGGGGTTCGCCCGGCGGGACCGCAGGCGCCCGAAAGACATGCGGCATGA
- a CDS encoding amidohydrolase yields the protein MPDKSADLVLGQGRIYTMNRRQPWASHVAVKGGRIVAVGDAASVAPFTGKNTRSVDLKGTMLMPGVVDVHAHLMMGGQAELFELRYASTSSFETIVEKVREKAASTKPGSWIIGGQWGSDLHAKLNSLEALARLDDAAQGRPVMLRDDSYHNRWVNSEAMRLAGITRETPDPDKGSIGRDPATGAPTGLMIESASGLVESVIANSGYYTQEMDRAAMAQSISTLNSYGVTAFLDAAAMQPILAALKGLDDRGELTAWSVSAMPAVEPSFMFGIAGDELIALKEQYRSAHAKPDFVKVFLDGVPGAKTAAFHEPYVADPILGCCFRGSTIVTVPDLIRWVGKCEKLGLAVKIHCAGDAAVTQALDAIDVVRSFNGPTRLIHHIAHASYIAPADIARFAELGVAADLSPFLWYPTSFLEGHKQAMGVERALRFWPNKQLLAAGALLAGGSDWPVMPNPDPWNGIEGLVTRQNPSGEFAGEALWPEEAIDVATALEIFTINSARAIGLGETIGSIEVGKSADFIELDRNVLDIPADEIADIKVMTTWFEGRVVYERS from the coding sequence ATGCCTGACAAAAGTGCCGACCTGGTTCTTGGGCAGGGCCGCATCTACACGATGAACCGCAGGCAGCCCTGGGCATCGCATGTTGCGGTGAAGGGCGGCCGCATCGTCGCGGTCGGCGACGCGGCGAGCGTCGCGCCTTTTACCGGCAAGAATACGCGTTCGGTCGATCTCAAGGGCACGATGCTGATGCCGGGCGTCGTCGACGTGCACGCCCATTTGATGATGGGCGGCCAGGCGGAACTGTTCGAGCTGCGTTATGCCTCGACCTCCAGCTTCGAGACCATTGTCGAGAAGGTGCGCGAGAAGGCGGCCTCGACCAAGCCCGGCAGCTGGATCATCGGCGGCCAGTGGGGCAGCGACCTGCATGCGAAGCTGAACAGCCTCGAAGCGCTGGCCAGGCTGGATGATGCCGCGCAAGGCCGTCCGGTGATGCTGCGCGACGACAGCTATCACAACCGCTGGGTGAATTCCGAAGCGATGCGGCTGGCCGGCATCACCCGGGAGACGCCGGACCCCGACAAGGGCTCGATCGGCCGCGACCCGGCAACCGGCGCGCCGACCGGCCTGATGATCGAATCCGCCTCGGGCCTGGTCGAAAGCGTGATCGCCAATTCCGGCTACTACACGCAGGAAATGGACCGGGCGGCGATGGCGCAATCCATCTCGACGCTGAATTCCTACGGCGTGACGGCCTTTCTGGACGCCGCCGCCATGCAGCCGATCCTGGCCGCGTTGAAGGGCCTCGACGATCGCGGCGAACTGACCGCCTGGTCGGTGTCGGCGATGCCGGCGGTGGAACCGTCCTTCATGTTCGGCATCGCCGGCGACGAGTTGATCGCGCTGAAGGAGCAGTATCGCAGCGCCCATGCCAAGCCGGACTTCGTGAAGGTCTTCCTCGACGGCGTGCCGGGCGCCAAGACCGCCGCCTTCCACGAGCCCTATGTCGCCGACCCGATCCTGGGCTGCTGTTTCCGCGGCTCGACCATCGTCACCGTGCCGGACCTGATCCGCTGGGTCGGCAAATGCGAAAAGCTCGGGCTGGCGGTGAAGATCCACTGCGCCGGCGATGCGGCGGTGACCCAGGCACTCGACGCCATCGATGTCGTGCGCTCCTTCAATGGCCCGACCAGGCTGATCCACCACATCGCCCATGCCAGCTATATCGCGCCCGCCGACATTGCGCGCTTCGCCGAACTCGGCGTCGCCGCCGATTTGTCGCCGTTCCTCTGGTATCCGACCAGCTTCCTCGAGGGTCACAAGCAGGCGATGGGCGTGGAGCGGGCGCTGCGCTTCTGGCCGAACAAGCAATTGTTGGCGGCCGGCGCGCTGCTGGCCGGCGGTTCCGACTGGCCGGTGATGCCCAATCCCGACCCGTGGAACGGCATCGAGGGCCTGGTGACGCGCCAGAACCCGAGCGGCGAGTTCGCCGGCGAAGCGCTCTGGCCGGAAGAGGCGATCGACGTCGCCACAGCACTCGAGATCTTCACCATCAACTCGGCCCGCGCCATCGGGCTCGGCGAGACGATCGGCTCGATCGAGGTCGGCAAGTCGGCCGACTTCATCGAACTCGACCGCAACGTGCTCGACATTCCGGCCGACGAGATCGCCGACATCAAGGTGATGACCACCTGGTTCGAGGGGAGGGTGGTGTATGAACGAAGCTGA
- a CDS encoding SDR family NAD(P)-dependent oxidoreductase, translated as MSGRLQGRRALITGAATGMGRATAELFSRQGAEIVLFGLGGEALDDAAKASGGRAVHGDITEKADVNRAIDACDGQLDIVVNAAGLMILDEPETLTDETWEKSFAVNVTGSMMVCRAALPLLKKKGGAVVNIASVGAFNASAQNAAYSASKAALVSYTRSLAYAHGPDGIRANALAPGWVRTPMSEEEMEAAAALSGATPEQEFAALTGRIALRRIADPAEIASCCLFLASDEASFVTGAVLVADGGGRAPTHNRAV; from the coding sequence GTGAGCGGGCGTTTGCAGGGGCGCAGGGCGCTGATCACCGGTGCCGCCACCGGCATGGGGCGGGCGACCGCCGAATTGTTCAGCAGGCAGGGCGCCGAGATCGTGCTGTTCGGCCTCGGTGGTGAGGCATTGGACGATGCGGCGAAGGCAAGCGGCGGCAGGGCCGTGCATGGCGACATCACCGAGAAAGCCGACGTCAACCGCGCCATCGATGCCTGCGATGGCCAGCTCGACATCGTCGTCAATGCCGCCGGGTTGATGATCCTCGACGAACCGGAAACGCTGACCGACGAGACCTGGGAGAAAAGCTTCGCCGTCAATGTCACCGGTTCGATGATGGTGTGCCGGGCGGCGCTGCCATTGCTGAAGAAAAAGGGCGGCGCGGTCGTCAACATCGCCTCGGTCGGCGCCTTCAACGCCAGCGCCCAGAACGCCGCATATTCGGCGAGCAAGGCGGCGCTCGTCTCCTACACACGCTCGCTCGCCTATGCGCACGGGCCGGACGGCATCCGCGCCAACGCGCTGGCGCCGGGCTGGGTGCGCACGCCGATGAGCGAGGAGGAGATGGAGGCCGCCGCTGCCCTGAGCGGCGCGACGCCGGAACAGGAATTCGCGGCGCTGACCGGACGCATCGCGCTGAGGCGCATCGCCGACCCCGCCGAGATCGCGTCCTGCTGCCTTTTTCTCGCGTCCGACGAGGCGTCGTTCGTGACGGGCGCGGTGCTGGTTGCCGACGGCGGAGGACGGGCGCCGACCCACAACAGGGCGGTGTGA
- a CDS encoding SDR family oxidoreductase translates to MSAPAFDLSGRVALVTGGGRGIGAAIATRLAEAGASVVIANRTLDVAEALAADLTARNLSARTAPLPGLGRAELHDLVGSAAAGAGRLDIVVHNAGGCPWASIDELDEEKLEQALSLNLKACFWLAQAAAPIMRRQNFGRILVTSSVSARVAMAGGAHYSAAKAGVNAFIRGAAFEYARDGITVNGVEPGFIAKDRGSMSKPEVADRLGQFIPVGHYGEADDIAFAMLYLASEQAKYTTGQTIVVDGGSTLPETGYAVEKHWGLS, encoded by the coding sequence ATGAGCGCGCCCGCCTTCGATCTGAGCGGACGGGTCGCCCTGGTGACGGGCGGCGGACGCGGCATCGGCGCCGCGATCGCGACGCGTTTGGCCGAGGCCGGAGCTTCCGTCGTCATCGCCAACCGCACGCTCGATGTCGCGGAAGCGCTCGCCGCCGACCTCACCGCTCGCAACCTTTCGGCGCGGACCGCGCCGTTGCCGGGTCTCGGAAGGGCGGAGTTGCATGATCTCGTCGGCAGCGCGGCGGCAGGGGCGGGACGGCTCGACATCGTCGTGCACAATGCCGGCGGCTGTCCCTGGGCGTCGATCGACGAGCTGGACGAAGAGAAGCTCGAACAGGCGCTGTCGCTGAACCTCAAGGCCTGTTTCTGGCTGGCGCAGGCGGCGGCGCCGATCATGCGCAGGCAGAATTTCGGCCGCATCCTGGTGACGTCGTCGGTCTCGGCGCGTGTCGCCATGGCCGGCGGCGCGCATTATTCGGCGGCCAAGGCCGGCGTGAACGCCTTTATCCGGGGCGCCGCCTTCGAATATGCCCGCGACGGCATCACGGTGAACGGCGTCGAGCCGGGCTTCATCGCCAAGGATCGCGGCTCGATGAGCAAGCCTGAGGTGGCGGACAGGCTCGGCCAGTTCATCCCGGTCGGCCACTATGGCGAGGCCGACGATATCGCCTTCGCCATGCTCTATCTGGCGTCTGAGCAAGCCAAATACACCACCGGCCAGACCATCGTCGTCGACGGCGGCTCGACCCTGCCGGAAACCGGATACGCGGTCGAAAAGCATTGGGGGCTGTCGTGA